The following is a genomic window from Nitrospira sp..
GCAACGATCGGTCTGGCGATGCGGTTCGCAACGGCACGTTTGCGGCAACACATTCGCGTGGTGGTGACCGAGGCGATGACGGACCAGCCGTCGTTGCGAGACGGTGCGAAGTCTTTTAGGGATTCTGGGGCTAAGCCTGATGGCGGTAGCCGTACAGCAGCGTAATGTTGATGCGCCGGCTGAGGTAGTCGTCGCGGAAGGCGACATCGTCCGTTTCGTGAAAGAGGTCGGAGTTGAACATCACGGCGCGGTTGGCGCGATAGGGCACCCGGATCGTTTGCGCGCCAGCCTGGGCGAGCCATTCGAGAATCTTCGGTTTATTCTGCTCGCTGTTATAGGCCGCGAAATTCCAATCCGCCGGGGCTTCTTTGTCATAGACTACTAGTCCGCCTTTCTCGGGATTCAGGTTCGCCTCGTCTGGGGTAATCCAAAAATTCACATTCACGGCAGCGGCGTCGGCATGGATGGAAAGGCCGCGCCTCGCGCTGTCCTGCTTGAAGGCCCAGGCCTGCGTGAGCCGGTGGTCCTTGAAGATGCTGGGAAAGGCGCGGCGCAATTCTTCCGCAATTTGGAGCAGGAGAGGCGTGGCGAATCCGTCGCCGAGGAACGCGCCTAGGTAACCGTTGTCGTAGTCTTTTTTCCAAATCGTGGATTCGAGACAAAAGTCGCGCAGGGCGGTCAGGGCCTCCGGCTTGAGCAGGTGGTCGATAAATGTGACTTCCGGACGATGCCCGAGGTAGCGCGCTTCGATGGCTTGGACATCGAGCTGTGGGTTCAGGGCTCCGTCCGGCAGCCGTTCGCAAGGGGCGCGATAGAGAAATCGATTGAAGGAGGGCGCAATGGCCGTGAGCGCCGCTGGATCGGCGGGACATCGATTTTTCGCGGGGTAGGCCGCTGCCAGGGCAATTTCCAATCGTTCCAATGCATCAACGTATGCGCGATGTGATGGATCGAGGCGGCCACGCTCAATGAGCAGCCGGGTTTGTTCGGCATCGTGTTTCAGGCGTGACCGAAAGAGTGTGGTTTCTTGAACCGGTCCGCCATGCTGGTGCTTTGCCTTGGCCACTTGAGAGAAGCGGGCAATGGCATCGGCGTGATCGCCGTTCCACATGGCCGCGATGCCCAGGTTGTACAGCGCCTTCGATGATGTCGGCGTAATGCTCAAGGCCTGTTGGAATGAAGCGATGGCCTCTTCGCTCGCGCCCGTTTCCAGGAGTGCCAGGCCAAGGTTATTCCAGGCTTCGAAATGCGATGGCTTGAGCCGGATGGCTTCCCGGTAGGAGGCGATGGCCTTCCGGACGGCGTTCTGTTCCTTGAGGGCGACGCCGAGATTGTTGTGCGTGTCGGCATGCGCCGGATTGAGCGCCAGCGCGTTGCGATAGGTCGCAATGGCTGCATCAAGGCGATGCTGGTCTTTCAGGACATTGCCGAGATTGATCGTGGCATCCACATACTTCGGATTGAGCGCAATGGCCCGTTCGTAGGCGTGGATGGCGGCGTCCGCTTTCCCGGCTCGTTGCGTGACTACGCCCAGGTTGAACCAATACAGCGGGGAGTTGGGCGTGCCATCGATGGCGTGGGTAATAAGCTCGATTGCCTGATCGAAACTGCCGACACGATAGGCCAGCAACCCTAACAGATGCAGCGCTTCGGGGTGGCCTGGCGACATGTTCAGGACTAGCTGATAATTTCGCTCGGCTTCCGCCAGCTGACCGGCCCGGTGATGACGTTTGCCTTGGTCGAGCAGATTGCGAATGGCGAAGCTGTCCGGCGCCGAGCCTGTTTTGCCCTGTTGCGATTCTTGCCGGCGGCGATCTGAACGATTCATGGGCGGTTCCTGCGCTGGGTCGATGGGACTATCGACCGTCAGGAGCAGCCTATACGAAAGATGCGCGCGGGGTCAAAGGGCGGGCATCCGCATTGGGCCGAGGATGGGGAGTATTCGAGGGCGTGTAGGGTGGCGTAATGCGGACGATCAGATGGAGGTGGGTGTGTAGAGATGCAGCCCAGGAATCTTTTTGAAGTGAGCATCCAGGCTATAGACGCGACAATCGTGCTCAAGTGCCAAGGCCGCGATGAGCAGGTCTGATAGCGGCAAGGTAACCCCTTTGCGAAGGAGCTGTGCCGAAAGGTCCCCCGTTCGTATCCATGTAGCGGAGGTGACTTCATAGTACCGCAGCGCCAAGAGGGCGTCTGACAGCACCGTTCGTTCAGAGGGGATTCGACAGCCCTGAAGCAATTCGGCCAGCACCACGCCAACCAAGACCGCTTCATCGGCATCAATCAGCAAGTCGAGGGCGGTCTTTTCCGGTGAGTCCGGGCGATTGAAGAACGGAATCCAGACGGAGGTGTCAGCGATGACCATGTCGGCGGCGCTTCAAGGAGGCTTGATGGCGAAGCTCGGTTGCCTCCAATTTTTTCCAATCCAAGTCGAGGGAGAGGGTGCCAGTCAAGGACTTGAGTTGATCCAGCTTTTTCCTCCGAATCAATTCTTTCGCCGCCTGGTGAATCGCCTCGGTTTTGGTTTTCGCGGAGGTCACGTCCATGAGCTCCCGAATAAGTTTTTCGTTGAGATCCAGCGTCGTGCGCATCAATAGATCCTCTGTATATGCTCGTATCGTATGCATATGATTGGCATATGTCAATTAATCCTGCGAGCAGATTCCTGATGAGGGAATGGAGCAGTCGGTCGCGGGAAGAGGATATTCATCGACGGTTCCTGCGCGGTATCCACGGGACGGTCGACCGTCAGGAGCAGCCTATACGAAAGGTGCGCGGAGGCAAAGGGGGCGGAGCCACTCAGTCCTGGTCATTTATGCAGAGGAAAGAGGGTGGTGACAAGGGGGTGCGATTGGCGCGAGTACGGGACTGAAGGCCAAGAGAGTCTGGTTGTGTGATGGGGAGTAGTGTGTGGGGAGGGGGCACAGTGGCTGTGCCTACTGTGAAAAGCCGGGTGATTAATTGGGCTGAAATAGGTAAGCTGCTAGCCTAATGGAACGCGAAGTCCCCGTTCCACGTGTGACTGTCTTGATGTGATTTTCAGTGAGGGAGCAATGACTGAAATGCAACCGCTTAACCGCAGAGGTATGGTTTTTGACGAAGGGGCGCAGTGGATACGCGCAGACTTTCATCTGCACACCAGGGCCGACCGCGAATTCAAGTATGTGGGTGATGACAACTTTTACAACAGCAACTATGTCGATACGCTGGAGAAAGCGCACATCCGGCTGGGCGTCATCGCCAATCACAACAAGTTTGACTTCGATGAGTTCAACGCATTGCGCAAGACAGCCAAAAAGAAGGGAATTGCGCTGTTGCCAGGTGTCGAGTTGTCGGTCAATGACGGAGCCAATGGCATCCACACGCTGGTCGTCTTTTCTGACGATTGGTTAGCTGATGGGAATGACCATATCAATCCCTTTTTGACCGTCGCTTTTGAAGGAAAAATTCCCACTCAGTATGAGCAGGAAAACGGACGGTCTTCGCGTTCTCTCTTGGATACCATCAAGAAGCTGGAAAGCTACCACCGCGACTTTTTTCTGGTCTTTGCC
Proteins encoded in this region:
- a CDS encoding Tetratricopeptide repeat protein (MaGe:77310527), with the translated sequence MNRSDRRRQESQQGKTGSAPDSFAIRNLLDQGKRHHRAGQLAEAERNYQLVLNMSPGHPEALHLLGLLAYRVGSFDQAIELITHAIDGTPNSPLYWFNLGVVTQRAGKADAAIHAYERAIALNPKYVDATINLGNVLKDQHRLDAAIATYRNALALNPAHADTHNNLGVALKEQNAVRKAIASYREAIRLKPSHFEAWNNLGLALLETGASEEAIASFQQALSITPTSSKALYNLGIAAMWNGDHADAIARFSQVAKAKHQHGGPVQETTLFRSRLKHDAEQTRLLIERGRLDPSHRAYVDALERLEIALAAAYPAKNRCPADPAALTAIAPSFNRFLYRAPCERLPDGALNPQLDVQAIEARYLGHRPEVTFIDHLLKPEALTALRDFCLESTIWKKDYDNGYLGAFLGDGFATPLLLQIAEELRRAFPSIFKDHRLTQAWAFKQDSARRGLSIHADAAAVNVNFWITPDEANLNPEKGGLVVYDKEAPADWNFAAYNSEQNKPKILEWLAQAGAQTIRVPYRANRAVMFNSDLFHETDDVAFRDDYLSRRINITLLYGYRHQA
- a CDS encoding Ribonuclease VapC (MaGe:77310528), giving the protein MVIADTSVWIPFFNRPDSPEKTALDLLIDADEAVLVGVVLAELLQGCRIPSERTVLSDALLALRYYEVTSATWIRTGDLSAQLLRKGVTLPLSDLLIAALALEHDCRVYSLDAHFKKIPGLHLYTPTSI
- a CDS encoding Type II toxin-antitoxin system VapB family antitoxin (MaGe:77310529); this encodes MRTTLDLNEKLIRELMDVTSAKTKTEAIHQAAKELIRRKKLDQLKSLTGTLSLDLDWKKLEATELRHQASLKRRRHGHR
- a CDS encoding hypothetical protein (Evidence 5 : Unknown function; MaGe:77310530); protein product: MMGSSVWGGGTVAVPTVKSRVINWAEIGKLLA
- a CDS encoding hypothetical protein (Evidence 5 : Unknown function; MaGe:77310531); protein product: MDAIGSVIDRQLDTWQQRNSLLFGCLAQCVELIEVKLVVIGDDAQPDVRFLQRIDIVAVVKVVITHILEFAVGPGVQMKVCAYPLRPFVKNHTSAVKRLHFSHCSLTENHIKTVTRGTGTSRSIRLAAYLFQPN